A stretch of the Muntiacus reevesi chromosome 8, mMunRee1.1, whole genome shotgun sequence genome encodes the following:
- the KCNJ15 gene encoding ATP-sensitive inward rectifier potassium channel 15, with protein MDPIHISMASAPLVKHTAGAGLKASRPRVMSKSGHSNVRIDKVDGIYLLYLQDLWTTVIDMKWRYKLTLFAATFVMTWFLFGVIYYAIAFIHGDLEPNEPPSNHTPCIMRVDSLTGAFLFSLESQTTIGYGVRSITEECPHAIFLLVAQLVITTLIEIFITGTFLAKIARPKKRAETIKFSHCAVITKQNGKLCLVIQVANMRKSLLIQCQLSGKLLQTHVTKEGEQILLNQATVKFHVDSSSESPFLILPMTFYHVLDETSPLRDLTPQNLKEKEFELVVLLNATVESTSAVCQSRTSYIPEEIYWGFEFVPVVSLSKTGKYVADFSQFEQIRKSPDCTFYCADAEKQKLEEKYRQEDQRERELRTLLLQQSNV; from the coding sequence ATGGACCCGATTCACATCAGCATGGCCAGTGCGCCCCTGGTGAAGCACACCGCTGGCGCTGGCCTCAAGGCCAGCAGACCCCGAGTCATGTCCAAGAGCGGGCACAGCAACGTGAGAATTGACAAAGTGGATGGCATATACTTGCTCTACCTCCAAGACTTGTGGACCACCGTCATCGACATGAAGTGGAGATACAAGCTCACCCTGTTTGCCGCCACATTTGTGATGACCTGGTTTCTGTTCGGGGTGATCTACTACGCCATTGCCTTTATCCACGGGGACCTGGAGCCCAATGAGCCCCCTTCCAATCACACCCCATGCATCATGAGAGTGGACTCCCTCACTGGGGCATTCCTGTTTTCCCTGGAATCACAGACCACCATCGGCTATGGAGTCCGTTCTATCACCGAGGAATGCCCTCACGCCATCTTCCTCTTGGTGGCCCAGCTGGTCATCACAACCTTGATTGAGATCTTCATCACGGGCACCTTCCTGGCCAAAATCGCCAGACCCAAAAAGCGGGCGGAGACCATCAAGTTCAGCCACTGCGCTGTCATCACCAAGCAGAACGGGAAGCTGTGCTTGGTGATCCAGGTGGCCAACATGAGGAAGAGTCTCCTGATCCAGTGCCAGCTCTCGGGGAAGCTCCTGCAGACCCACGTCACCAAGGAGGGCGAGCAGATCCTCCTGAACCAGGCCACCGTCAAGTTCCACGTGGACTCCTCTTCTGAGAGCCCCTTCCTCATCCTGCCCATGACGTTCTACCACGTGCTGGACGAGACAAGCCCCCTGCGGGATCTCACCCCCCAGAACCTGAAGGAGAAGGAGTTTGAGCTGGTGGTCCTCCTCAATGCCACCGTGGAGTCCACCAGCGCCGTCTGCCAGAGCCGCACGTCTTATATCCCGGAGGAGATCTACTGGGGCTTCGAGTTTGTGCCTGTCGTTTCTCTCTCGAAAACTGGCAAGTACGTGGCTGACTTCAGTCAGTTTGAACAGATCCGGAAGAGCCCGGATTGTACCTTTTACTGCGCGGATGCTGAGAAGCAGAAACTCGAAGAGAAGTACAGGCAGGAGGATCAGAGGGAAAGAGAGCTGAGAACGCTTTTGCTGCAGCAGAGCAATGTCTGA